A stretch of the Streptomyces sp. NBC_00078 genome encodes the following:
- a CDS encoding cyclase family protein, with product MVTRARPAASPRLTEDEFTGLYRRLLSRAAWASGDRGALEALTPARVVAATREVRTGRTMTLAAPVETLPGPDNPEPAKHRMSPQTGEDVSDGLHFARDSFAMNVHGDADSHLDALCHVIYDGTLHGGVSASSVTADGATALSLEVARDGIVGRGVLLDIPRLRGVPWLEPGDHVTAGDLAAAETAQHVRVKEGDLLFVRVGHRRRRAELGPWHATLERAGLHPSALEFLAARRVAVLGGDGNNDTAPSSTEGVDFPVHVLAVHAMGLHLLDYLQFEDLAPVCEAEGRWSFLCVIAPLRLPDATGSPVNPIAVL from the coding sequence ATGGTCACCCGTGCCCGTCCGGCAGCATCCCCACGGCTGACCGAGGACGAGTTCACCGGGCTGTACCGGCGCCTGCTCTCGCGCGCCGCCTGGGCCTCGGGGGACCGTGGCGCTCTGGAGGCCCTGACTCCTGCCCGGGTGGTGGCCGCCACCCGGGAGGTGCGGACCGGCCGGACGATGACGCTCGCCGCGCCAGTGGAGACGCTGCCCGGCCCGGACAATCCGGAGCCCGCGAAGCACCGGATGAGCCCTCAGACAGGCGAAGACGTCTCCGACGGACTGCACTTCGCGAGGGACAGCTTCGCGATGAACGTGCACGGCGACGCCGACAGTCACCTCGACGCCCTCTGCCACGTGATCTACGACGGCACCCTGCACGGCGGCGTGTCCGCGAGCAGCGTCACGGCGGACGGGGCCACGGCGCTCTCTCTCGAGGTGGCGCGCGACGGGATCGTGGGACGCGGCGTGCTGTTGGACATTCCGCGACTGCGCGGCGTGCCCTGGCTCGAACCGGGTGATCACGTGACGGCCGGCGACCTCGCCGCGGCCGAGACCGCGCAGCACGTGCGCGTGAAAGAGGGTGACCTCCTCTTCGTGCGGGTCGGCCACCGCCGGCGCCGCGCCGAACTCGGGCCGTGGCACGCGACGCTTGAGCGCGCCGGACTCCACCCGTCGGCACTGGAGTTCCTCGCCGCCCGGCGGGTCGCCGTGCTCGGCGGCGACGGTAACAACGACACGGCCCCGAGTTCCACCGAGGGCGTCGACTTTCCCGTGCATGTCCTGGCGGTCCACGCCATGGGCCTGCACCTGCTGGACTACCTGCAGTTCGAGGACCTGGCACCGGTCTGCGAGGCGGAGGGACGCTGGTCCTTCCTCTGCGTGATCGCCCCGCTGAGACTGCCGGACGCCACTGGGTCGCCGGTCAATCCGATTGCCGTCCTGTGA
- a CDS encoding glycoside hydrolase family 15 protein yields MDRYPPIAEHGLVGDLQTAALVSSQGVVDWFAAPRFDSPSVFAALLDHDGGGYMRLAAEHPDLTCKQLYYPDTAILVTRFMSPDGVGEVVDFMPPDRTRTATDRHTLIRVMRAVRGTVDFTLECRPRFDYGRAEHRLELGEGENSGLFRSPVMDAHLRTSFPLERDGQDVRGRATLNAGEVGGVVFTVCASGGEAPAPPTVDGLNAQVQEVTEFWQHWLRQSRYRGRWPELVHRSAITLKLLTYAPTGALVAAATMGLPEQVGGERNWDYRFTWVRDSALSVRVMLDLGFVEEATGFVHWLVERLHEREGKEEEPLQTMYRVDGSPDLPEVTLDHFEGYRGSAPVRIGNGAADQLQLDIYGEAVYALSQGLGIAQQATYRGWKTLARTLDWLADAWDRPDEGIWETRGGRQDFTYSRMMSWVAFDHAMSLAERFRRPADLERWRTARDAIFEQIMERGWSENEGAFIQHYGGDVLDASLLLMPRVGFIAPKDPAWLSTLDAMDRKLVSDSLVYRYDPAASPDGLRGSEGTFSLCTFLYVDALARAGRLPQARYTFEKMQTYANHVGLFAEEVGPSGEQLGNFPQAFTHLSLVMAATTLDQMLDAENGR; encoded by the coding sequence ATGGACCGCTACCCTCCCATCGCCGAACACGGCCTGGTGGGCGACCTGCAGACCGCCGCGCTCGTCTCGTCGCAGGGTGTCGTGGACTGGTTCGCCGCTCCGCGGTTCGACTCGCCCAGCGTCTTCGCCGCCCTGCTCGACCACGACGGCGGCGGGTACATGCGGCTGGCCGCCGAACACCCCGACCTGACGTGCAAGCAGCTCTATTACCCCGACACGGCCATTCTGGTGACCCGGTTCATGTCACCGGACGGGGTGGGCGAGGTGGTCGACTTCATGCCTCCGGACCGGACCCGCACCGCCACCGACCGTCACACCCTCATACGCGTCATGCGTGCCGTGCGGGGGACCGTCGACTTCACGCTCGAGTGCCGACCGCGCTTCGACTACGGCCGGGCCGAGCACCGGCTGGAGCTCGGCGAGGGCGAGAACAGCGGCCTGTTCCGGTCCCCCGTGATGGACGCGCACCTGCGGACCTCCTTCCCGCTGGAGCGGGACGGCCAGGACGTACGCGGCAGGGCGACGCTCAACGCCGGCGAGGTCGGCGGCGTCGTGTTCACCGTGTGCGCGTCCGGTGGCGAGGCGCCCGCACCCCCCACCGTCGACGGGCTCAACGCACAGGTCCAGGAAGTCACCGAGTTCTGGCAGCACTGGCTGCGCCAGTCCCGCTACCGGGGCCGCTGGCCCGAGCTGGTGCACCGCTCGGCGATCACCCTCAAGCTCCTCACCTACGCCCCCACCGGCGCCCTCGTCGCGGCGGCCACCATGGGTCTTCCCGAGCAGGTCGGCGGAGAGCGCAACTGGGACTACCGGTTCACCTGGGTACGTGACAGCGCACTGTCCGTGCGGGTCATGCTGGATCTCGGCTTCGTCGAGGAGGCCACCGGGTTCGTGCACTGGCTCGTGGAGAGGCTGCATGAGCGCGAGGGCAAGGAGGAAGAGCCGCTCCAGACGATGTACCGGGTCGACGGCAGCCCCGACCTGCCGGAGGTGACACTCGACCACTTCGAGGGCTACCGCGGTTCCGCCCCCGTCCGGATCGGCAACGGCGCCGCCGACCAGCTCCAGCTGGACATCTACGGCGAAGCCGTCTATGCGTTGTCCCAGGGCCTCGGGATCGCGCAGCAGGCCACCTACCGGGGGTGGAAGACACTGGCCAGGACGCTGGACTGGCTCGCCGACGCCTGGGACCGGCCGGACGAGGGCATCTGGGAGACCCGCGGCGGCCGCCAGGACTTCACCTACAGCCGGATGATGTCCTGGGTCGCCTTCGACCACGCGATGAGCCTCGCCGAGCGCTTCCGCAGGCCCGCCGACCTGGAGAGGTGGCGCACAGCCCGGGACGCCATCTTCGAACAGATCATGGAACGCGGCTGGAGCGAGAACGAGGGCGCCTTCATCCAGCACTACGGCGGCGACGTCCTGGACGCTTCCCTTCTGCTCATGCCGAGGGTCGGCTTCATCGCCCCCAAGGACCCTGCCTGGCTTTCCACGCTCGACGCGATGGACCGCAAGCTCGTCTCCGACAGCCTCGTCTACCGCTACGACCCGGCGGCATCGCCGGACGGGCTGCGCGGCTCGGAGGGCACGTTCAGTCTGTGCACCTTCCTCTACGTCGACGCACTCGCGCGGGCGGGACGACTGCCCCAGGCCCGCTACACGTTCGAGAAGATGCAGACCTACGCCAACCACGTCGGGCTCTTCGCCGAGGAGGTCGGTCCCAGCGGAGAGCAACTGGGCAACTTCCCCCAGGCGTTCACCCATCTGTCGCTCGTCATGGCGGCCACCACCCTCGACCAGATGCTAGACGCGGAGAACGGGCGCTGA
- a CDS encoding DUF389 domain-containing protein encodes MEMIHVRLVSPTDLTPRAVGLLTDDRYVFNLVILTELAHNPDGDAIECDILAGAANAVLRGLRELELDRRGSIVIEPVEMAFSGSAAEAEQRQLGALAHAPVWEEVEARIRAEGTYLPSFYVYLVIAGVIGAVGIITNSQILIVAAMVVGPEYGAITSVALGIDRGNGTRIRQGLFALTVGFLLAILVTFLFSWAVRGLDFQPKAFELGFRPVSTLIDAPSAFSVVVAVLAGIVGIMSLTQARTSALLGVFISVTTIPAAADIGVSCAFSSWSEARGSLGQLLLNVVLLIVVGVLMIRFQRAVWRRIGRRSGSFGTG; translated from the coding sequence ATGGAGATGATCCACGTCCGGCTGGTGAGCCCCACCGATCTCACCCCCCGGGCGGTCGGGCTGCTGACCGACGACCGCTATGTCTTCAACCTGGTCATCCTCACCGAACTGGCGCACAACCCCGACGGCGACGCGATCGAGTGCGACATCCTGGCGGGCGCGGCCAACGCCGTGCTGCGCGGTCTGCGCGAGCTGGAACTCGACCGCCGCGGATCCATCGTCATCGAACCGGTCGAGATGGCCTTCTCCGGTTCAGCGGCCGAAGCCGAGCAGCGGCAGCTCGGGGCGCTCGCGCACGCGCCGGTCTGGGAGGAGGTCGAGGCGCGGATTCGCGCCGAGGGCACCTATCTGCCGAGCTTCTACGTCTACCTGGTCATTGCAGGCGTCATCGGGGCGGTGGGAATCATCACCAACTCCCAGATCCTGATCGTCGCGGCGATGGTCGTAGGACCGGAGTACGGCGCCATCACCAGCGTGGCGCTGGGCATCGACCGCGGCAACGGCACCAGGATCCGCCAGGGCCTGTTCGCCCTGACCGTGGGATTCCTGCTGGCCATCCTCGTGACGTTCCTGTTCTCGTGGGCGGTCCGGGGCCTCGACTTTCAACCCAAGGCATTCGAGCTGGGCTTCAGGCCCGTCTCCACGCTGATCGACGCCCCCAGCGCCTTCTCCGTCGTCGTCGCGGTGCTGGCCGGCATCGTCGGGATCATGTCCCTGACCCAGGCCAGGACGAGCGCGCTGCTCGGCGTCTTCATCTCGGTCACCACCATCCCGGCCGCCGCCGACATCGGCGTCTCCTGCGCGTTCTCCAGCTGGAGCGAGGCGCGCGGATCTCTGGGCCAACTCCTGCTCAACGTCGTGCTGCTTATCGTGGTGGGCGTGCTGATGATCAGATTCCAACGGGCTGTCTGGCGGCGCATCGGCCGGCGCAGCGGGAGCTTTGGCACCGGGTGA
- a CDS encoding aldose 1-epimerase family protein, translated as MQESGTGRQLTLRHGTHRAVVVELGAALRSYAVGERTVIDGFGEQDPITGGRGQILVPWPNRIRDGRYPWDGQEQQLPLTEPDGGNAIHGLLRWVAWRVVEASDSRAVLEVPLWPQPGYPFHLHVRAEYSLGESGLEVAVIARNLDTRAAPYGFGQHPYVTAGTAVVDQAVLTVPARTWLRTDERGLPVAAEPVAGSEYDLRTPRTVGALRLDTPFGDLDQDADGRAAVRLAHPSGAFGTDVWLGEGADYVQLYTGDTLPPDERRRAVAVEPMTCPPDAFRSGTGLISLGPGERHTVRWGITPWGE; from the coding sequence GTGCAGGAGAGCGGCACCGGACGGCAACTGACCCTCCGTCACGGCACACACAGGGCCGTCGTCGTCGAGCTGGGCGCGGCCCTTCGGTCGTACGCGGTCGGTGAGCGCACGGTGATCGACGGATTCGGCGAACAGGACCCGATCACCGGCGGGCGTGGCCAGATCCTGGTGCCGTGGCCGAACCGGATCCGCGACGGCCGCTACCCCTGGGACGGGCAGGAGCAGCAGCTGCCGCTCACCGAGCCGGACGGCGGCAACGCCATCCATGGGCTGCTCCGGTGGGTCGCGTGGCGGGTCGTGGAGGCGAGCGACAGCCGCGCCGTCCTGGAGGTTCCGCTGTGGCCGCAGCCGGGCTACCCCTTCCACCTCCACGTCCGCGCCGAGTACTCCCTGGGCGAGAGCGGGCTGGAAGTCGCCGTCATCGCGCGCAACCTCGACACGAGGGCCGCACCCTATGGCTTCGGCCAGCATCCCTACGTCACCGCGGGCACCGCGGTCGTCGACCAGGCGGTGCTGACCGTTCCCGCACGCACGTGGCTGCGCACGGATGAGCGCGGCCTTCCGGTCGCCGCCGAGCCGGTCGCCGGGAGTGAGTACGACCTGCGGACGCCACGAACCGTCGGTGCGCTCCGGCTGGACACCCCCTTCGGCGACCTCGACCAGGACGCGGACGGCCGGGCCGCGGTGCGGCTGGCCCACCCGTCCGGTGCGTTCGGCACGGACGTGTGGCTCGGTGAAGGCGCCGACTACGTACAGCTCTACACCGGCGACACCCTCCCGCCGGACGAGCGCCGTCGCGCGGTCGCCGTCGAGCCGATGACCTGCCCGCCGGACGCCTTCCGCAGCGGCACCGGGCTCATCAGCCTCGGCCCCGGCGAGCGGCACACCGTCCGCTGGGGGATCACTCCATGGGGGGAGTGA
- a CDS encoding sodium:proton antiporter has translation MTTNQVLIGVGVILVLAVGSQILAGRLHIPALIVLLPVGFAAGALIDDVAPEQLLGTAFSPLVSLAVAVILYDAGLGLELARLKGHTRRVVVRLIWIGVPITGLLGTLLAAPLLGMSARAAVMIGAILVVSGPTVVGPLLSFVRPKDRLQHILIWEGSLIDPVGGVLGALVFHAVVAGSRHHLGSGMERFLASMAVGAAGGAVGAALLWMLFRVLRLGEVLGTTAQLAAVIGVAAFCDVLRDDTGLIAAVVMGLAVANLPGMDVPARRPFFETLVSLILGLLFISISATVTPHSLRHVWLPALGLAAFLVLVVRPLVAVVSTLGTELTRSERGFIGWMAPRGIVAAATASTFSADLVAQGIGGASKILPATFVVIVATVTLYGLTASPVARRLGVVRPSRSRPLLVGGAPWVVDLGMALNAAGLEVLMWAGEDEQRESIRQAGIELAPGELLGAATGGAAELEGITAVYFLTAQDDFNALAAVLLRGGVEGPVHRLNAPADSHGVVAPFIGGEVLFGPDLTWPTFSRRYEDGAAVVGQPADDALRPGSDLLFLVRRDGRLDPVTEGSTPLPRPGDTAVLLTPGARGTDSPPE, from the coding sequence GTGACGACGAACCAGGTGCTCATCGGCGTGGGCGTGATCCTGGTCCTGGCCGTCGGATCGCAGATCCTGGCCGGCCGCCTGCACATCCCCGCCCTCATCGTCCTGCTGCCGGTCGGCTTCGCCGCGGGCGCGCTGATCGACGACGTCGCCCCCGAGCAGCTACTGGGCACTGCGTTCTCACCGCTGGTGTCGCTGGCCGTCGCCGTGATCCTCTACGACGCCGGCCTCGGGTTGGAGCTGGCGAGGCTCAAGGGCCACACCCGCCGCGTCGTCGTCCGGCTGATCTGGATCGGTGTCCCGATCACCGGACTGCTCGGCACGCTCCTCGCTGCGCCGCTGCTGGGGATGTCCGCACGGGCAGCCGTCATGATCGGCGCGATCCTCGTGGTCTCAGGGCCGACGGTCGTCGGACCGCTGCTCAGCTTCGTGCGACCGAAGGACCGCCTACAGCACATCCTGATCTGGGAAGGCTCCCTCATCGACCCCGTCGGCGGCGTCCTGGGAGCATTGGTCTTCCACGCGGTCGTGGCCGGCTCGCGCCACCACCTCGGCAGTGGGATGGAGCGTTTCCTCGCCAGCATGGCCGTCGGAGCGGCCGGCGGAGCGGTCGGGGCGGCTCTGCTGTGGATGCTGTTCCGGGTGCTGCGGCTCGGCGAGGTCCTCGGCACCACGGCGCAGCTTGCCGCGGTGATCGGTGTCGCGGCGTTCTGCGATGTCCTGCGCGACGACACGGGACTCATCGCCGCCGTGGTGATGGGCCTGGCCGTCGCCAACCTCCCCGGCATGGACGTACCCGCGCGTCGGCCCTTCTTCGAGACCCTGGTCAGCCTGATCCTCGGCCTGCTCTTCATCTCGATCTCGGCCACCGTCACCCCGCACTCGCTGCGCCACGTGTGGCTGCCCGCGCTCGGGCTCGCCGCCTTCCTGGTCCTGGTCGTCAGGCCGCTGGTCGCGGTCGTGTCCACCCTCGGCACCGAACTGACACGCAGCGAGCGCGGTTTCATCGGCTGGATGGCGCCGCGTGGCATCGTCGCGGCCGCCACGGCTTCGACGTTCTCCGCCGACCTGGTGGCCCAGGGGATCGGCGGCGCTTCGAAGATCCTTCCGGCCACGTTCGTGGTCATCGTCGCGACCGTGACGCTCTACGGCCTGACCGCCTCTCCCGTCGCCCGGCGCCTGGGCGTGGTGCGCCCGTCCCGCTCGCGGCCCCTGCTCGTCGGCGGCGCCCCCTGGGTGGTCGACCTGGGCATGGCCCTGAATGCGGCAGGGCTGGAGGTGCTGATGTGGGCAGGTGAGGATGAGCAACGCGAAAGTATCCGGCAGGCCGGGATCGAGCTTGCACCGGGTGAGCTGCTGGGCGCCGCCACGGGTGGGGCCGCGGAGCTGGAGGGCATCACGGCCGTGTACTTCCTCACCGCCCAGGACGACTTCAACGCACTCGCGGCGGTGCTTTTGCGAGGCGGCGTGGAGGGCCCGGTCCACCGTCTCAACGCACCGGCCGACAGCCACGGCGTAGTGGCGCCCTTCATCGGCGGCGAGGTTCTGTTCGGCCCGGACCTGACCTGGCCGACGTTCTCCCGCAGGTACGAAGACGGGGCAGCCGTTGTGGGGCAGCCCGCCGACGACGCCCTACGACCAGGCAGCGATCTGCTGTTCCTCGTGCGCCGGGACGGCCGCCTCGATCCGGTCACGGAAGGCAGCACACCACTGCCCCGGCCAGGGGACACGGCCGTCCTGCTGACCCCCGGCGCGCGGGGAACCGACAGCCCGCCGGAGTAG